A stretch of Myceligenerans xiligouense DNA encodes these proteins:
- a CDS encoding DUF7059 domain-containing protein, translating into MTAPAPHVDTALVRALHGDLDTSGYDVDGVEDLLGPVASAALHREQAVPARRVAEPLVTKDPRATLATLFLLGGVVPRSAIDRALPAVGTGGAERLGLVRSAGSGPDDEVRAAIDLRPYAATDASGDVRWWLASDLGEVATGSRLPADHVLGAGGASLTLAQITTRDPVTRALDLGTGCGIQALHTARHAGEVVATDISRRALAFTAFNAALNLRDAGRLDLRRGSMLDPVEDEQFDLVVSNPPFVITPHSGSAGVAVREALGDYEYRDGGRAGDDLVRELVTGVGSVLAPGGVAQMLVNWEHRRGQEWEERVGAWLDAAHERYGLDGWVIQREVLDPAEYAETWIRDGGTTPDREPESWSAAYEAWLDDFASRDVEAVGFGIVTLRRPGPDGGADGSPAGGDVVRGGGKRLRRLEEHSGSVRQPLGAHLGAVLAAHTWLATHSDDDMAVTRLVVAADITEERYLTPGSADPNVVILRQGDGLGRGVQASSPLAALVGACDGELTVGQIIGALAALFEVPAGELGAEVLPAVRGLVLDGFLVPAANNAG; encoded by the coding sequence ATGACCGCGCCCGCCCCGCACGTCGACACCGCGCTCGTCCGCGCGCTCCATGGTGACCTCGACACCAGCGGATACGACGTCGACGGGGTCGAGGACCTGCTGGGCCCGGTAGCTTCGGCGGCCTTGCACCGCGAGCAGGCCGTGCCCGCGCGCCGGGTCGCGGAACCGCTCGTCACCAAGGACCCGCGCGCCACGCTCGCGACCCTCTTCCTGCTCGGCGGAGTGGTCCCGCGGTCCGCGATCGACCGCGCGCTGCCCGCCGTCGGTACCGGCGGCGCGGAGCGCCTCGGCCTGGTCCGGTCCGCCGGTTCGGGGCCCGACGACGAGGTCCGCGCCGCCATCGACCTGCGCCCCTACGCCGCCACCGACGCGTCGGGCGACGTGCGCTGGTGGCTCGCCTCCGACCTCGGCGAGGTGGCCACCGGGTCCCGGCTCCCCGCCGACCACGTGCTCGGCGCGGGCGGCGCCTCCCTCACGCTCGCGCAGATCACCACCCGCGATCCCGTCACCCGCGCGCTGGATCTCGGCACCGGCTGCGGCATCCAGGCCCTGCACACCGCCCGGCACGCCGGAGAGGTCGTCGCCACGGACATCTCCCGCCGTGCTCTCGCCTTCACCGCGTTCAACGCGGCGCTCAACCTGCGTGACGCCGGGCGGCTGGACCTGAGGCGCGGGTCCATGCTCGACCCGGTCGAAGACGAGCAGTTCGACCTCGTCGTGTCCAACCCGCCGTTCGTCATCACGCCGCACTCCGGTTCCGCCGGCGTGGCCGTACGGGAAGCGCTCGGGGACTACGAGTACCGCGACGGCGGCCGCGCGGGGGACGATCTGGTCCGCGAACTGGTCACGGGTGTGGGCAGCGTGCTGGCTCCGGGCGGGGTCGCGCAGATGCTCGTGAACTGGGAGCACCGCCGGGGCCAGGAGTGGGAGGAACGCGTCGGCGCGTGGCTCGACGCGGCGCACGAACGGTACGGGCTGGACGGCTGGGTGATCCAGCGCGAGGTACTCGACCCCGCCGAGTACGCGGAGACGTGGATCCGCGACGGCGGCACCACCCCGGACCGCGAGCCCGAGTCCTGGTCGGCCGCGTACGAGGCATGGCTGGACGACTTCGCGTCCCGTGACGTCGAGGCGGTCGGATTCGGCATCGTGACGCTGCGGCGGCCTGGCCCCGACGGCGGTGCGGACGGTTCGCCGGCCGGGGGCGACGTCGTCCGTGGCGGCGGGAAAAGGCTGCGTCGCCTGGAGGAACACAGCGGATCGGTGCGTCAGCCGCTCGGCGCTCATCTCGGCGCGGTGCTCGCCGCACATACGTGGCTCGCCACCCACAGCGACGATGATATGGCGGTAACCCGCCTCGTTGTGGCCGCCGACATCACGGAGGAAAGGTATCTGACACCTGGATCGGCCGATCCGAACGTCGTGATCCTGCGGCAGGGCGACGGCCTGGGCCGGGGCGTGCAGGCGTCGTCGCCGCTGGCCGCGCTCGTCGGGGCGTGCGACGGAGAACTGACGGTCGGCCAGATTATCGGCGCGCTGGCGGCGCTCTTCGAGGTCCCGGCAGGTGAACTCGGTGCGGAGGTGCTGCCCGCCGTGCGTGGTCTTGTCCTGGATGGCTTCCTTGTCCCGGCTGCGAACAACGCTGGGTGA
- a CDS encoding sodium-translocating pyrophosphatase, with protein MLTLGSTSITVVAVIALIAVGALACAFVLRRQVLAAPEGTPKMQDIAQAVQEGASAYLSRQFRTLALFAVVVVALLFLLPGDTGIRVGRSVAFLFGAGFSAAIGYLGMWLAVRANVRVAAAATRPGGRAEGARIAFRTGGVVGMSVVGLGLLGAALVVIIYREEAPGVLEGFGFGAALLAMFMRVGGGIFTKAADVGADLVGKVEQGIPEDDPRNAATIADNVGDNVGDCAGMAADLFESYAVTLVAALILGKAAMGEQGLVFPLIVTAIGAFVALLGVFITRVRGSESGLTAINRGFYVSALAGAVLAGVAAFVYLPGSFDQLNGTAELGDVSALDPRVVAAVAVLVGVVLAGVILWITGYFTDTNKKPTAHVAATSRTGAATVVLAGIGVGFESAVFTAGTIAAAICAVFLLAGGSVWLALFLVALAGCGLLTTVGVIVAMDTFGPVSDNAQGIAEMSGEVDEEGAQILTDLDAVGNTTKAITKGIAIATAVLAATALFGSYAEAVTHALSEVEERGSGLVLSMLDYEIISPVTLVGVILGGATVFLFSGLAIDAVTRAAGAIVFEVRRQFREHPGIMTFDERPEYGRVVDICTKDSLRELATPGLLAAFAPIAVGFGLGVGPLAGFLGGAIGAGVLMAIFLANSGGAWDNAKKIVEDGHYGGKGSEAHEATIIGDTVGDPFKDTAGPAINPLIKVMNLVALLIAPAVVALSVPADANHGLRIAIALVAAGIALGAVAWSKIRANRENVASEESEEKASAVV; from the coding sequence ATGCTCACACTCGGCTCCACCAGCATCACCGTGGTCGCGGTGATCGCCCTCATCGCCGTAGGCGCACTCGCCTGCGCGTTCGTGCTGCGCAGACAAGTGCTCGCCGCTCCTGAGGGCACCCCGAAGATGCAGGACATCGCTCAGGCGGTGCAGGAGGGTGCCTCGGCCTATCTCAGCCGGCAGTTCCGCACGCTCGCCCTGTTCGCGGTGGTCGTGGTCGCGCTGCTGTTCCTGCTTCCCGGTGACACCGGGATCCGGGTCGGCCGGTCCGTCGCGTTCCTGTTCGGCGCGGGCTTCTCCGCGGCGATCGGCTACCTCGGCATGTGGCTGGCGGTGCGAGCGAACGTGCGCGTCGCCGCCGCGGCGACGCGCCCCGGCGGACGCGCGGAGGGCGCCCGGATCGCGTTCCGCACCGGCGGCGTCGTCGGCATGTCGGTGGTGGGTCTCGGCCTCCTCGGCGCCGCGCTCGTCGTGATCATCTACCGCGAGGAGGCGCCCGGCGTCCTGGAGGGCTTCGGGTTCGGCGCGGCGCTCCTCGCGATGTTCATGCGCGTCGGCGGCGGGATCTTCACCAAGGCGGCCGACGTCGGCGCCGACCTGGTCGGCAAGGTCGAGCAGGGCATTCCGGAGGACGACCCGCGGAACGCCGCCACGATCGCCGACAACGTGGGGGACAACGTCGGTGACTGCGCCGGCATGGCGGCCGACCTGTTCGAGTCCTACGCCGTGACGCTGGTGGCCGCCCTCATCCTGGGCAAGGCCGCGATGGGCGAGCAGGGCCTCGTCTTCCCGCTGATCGTCACCGCGATCGGCGCGTTCGTCGCGCTCCTGGGCGTGTTCATCACCCGCGTGCGCGGCTCGGAGAGCGGGCTCACGGCGATCAACCGGGGCTTCTACGTCTCCGCGCTCGCGGGTGCGGTGCTGGCCGGGGTCGCGGCGTTCGTGTACCTGCCGGGTTCCTTCGACCAGCTCAACGGAACCGCCGAGCTCGGCGACGTCAGCGCGCTCGACCCGCGCGTCGTGGCGGCCGTCGCCGTCCTGGTGGGCGTGGTCCTGGCGGGCGTCATCCTCTGGATCACCGGGTACTTCACCGACACGAACAAGAAGCCGACCGCGCACGTGGCGGCGACCTCGCGCACCGGCGCGGCGACCGTGGTGCTCGCGGGCATCGGCGTGGGCTTCGAGTCGGCCGTGTTCACGGCCGGCACGATCGCCGCCGCGATCTGCGCGGTGTTCCTGCTGGCCGGCGGGTCGGTGTGGCTCGCGCTGTTCCTCGTGGCGCTGGCGGGCTGTGGTCTGCTCACCACCGTGGGTGTCATCGTCGCGATGGACACGTTCGGTCCGGTCAGCGACAACGCGCAGGGGATCGCGGAGATGTCCGGCGAGGTGGACGAGGAGGGCGCGCAGATCCTCACCGACCTGGACGCCGTCGGGAACACCACCAAGGCCATCACGAAGGGCATCGCCATCGCGACGGCGGTGCTGGCGGCGACCGCGCTGTTCGGCTCGTACGCGGAGGCGGTCACCCACGCGCTGAGCGAGGTGGAGGAGCGGGGCAGTGGCCTCGTCCTGTCCATGCTGGACTACGAGATCATCAGCCCTGTCACCCTCGTGGGCGTGATCCTGGGTGGTGCGACCGTGTTCCTGTTCTCGGGCCTGGCGATCGACGCCGTGACCCGCGCGGCCGGGGCGATCGTGTTCGAGGTGCGGCGCCAGTTCCGGGAGCACCCGGGCATCATGACGTTCGACGAGCGCCCGGAGTACGGCCGCGTGGTCGACATCTGCACCAAGGACTCGCTGCGCGAGCTCGCCACGCCGGGCCTGCTCGCGGCCTTCGCACCGATCGCCGTCGGCTTCGGCCTCGGCGTCGGGCCGCTGGCCGGCTTCCTGGGCGGCGCGATCGGCGCGGGTGTGCTCATGGCGATCTTCCTGGCGAACTCGGGTGGCGCCTGGGACAACGCGAAGAAGATCGTCGAGGACGGCCACTACGGCGGCAAGGGCTCCGAGGCGCACGAGGCGACCATCATCGGCGACACCGTCGGCGACCCGTTCAAGGACACCGCGGGCCCGGCGATCAACCCGCTCATCAAGGTCATGAACCTGGTGGCCCTCCTGATCGCGCCCGCGGTGGTGGCGCTGTCCGTCCCGGCGGACGCCAACCACGGGCTGCGCATCGCCATCGCGCTGGTCGCGGCGGGTATCGCGCTCGGCGCGGTGGCCTGGTCGAAGATCCGTGCGAACCGGGAGAACGTCGCCTCGGAGGAGAGCGAGGAGAAGGCGTCCGCGGTGGTCTGA
- a CDS encoding HAD family hydrolase yields the protein MSSRSTARGEHGTILLLWDIDRTLIYVGEVDRTAYREAFEEVVGRPARRFPARGTGMTMPRAVRGLLLDNGVSEGDVEHLLPRMLKVVPERLAAHEDDMRRDGVLMPGARAAVTAVAADGRFAPTVVTGNLELNARLKLRVFGLDGYVDPDAGAYASDDEHRPALVRIAQNRAAERYGARFTRENTVIVGDSLEDVRTGVEGGARVVGVAAGRTSSAALREAGADAVLPDLTDVGRLLTAVDPSR from the coding sequence ATGAGCTCCCGTTCCACGGCACGCGGGGAACACGGCACCATCCTGCTGCTGTGGGACATCGACCGAACCCTGATCTATGTGGGTGAGGTGGACCGCACGGCGTATCGCGAGGCGTTCGAGGAGGTCGTCGGACGCCCCGCGAGGCGCTTCCCGGCGCGCGGCACGGGAATGACCATGCCGCGCGCCGTCCGTGGGCTGCTGCTGGACAACGGCGTGTCCGAGGGCGACGTCGAGCACCTGCTGCCCCGGATGCTGAAGGTGGTGCCGGAGCGGCTGGCCGCGCACGAGGACGACATGCGGCGTGACGGTGTCCTCATGCCGGGAGCGAGGGCAGCCGTCACCGCCGTCGCGGCGGACGGCCGGTTCGCGCCGACCGTCGTCACCGGGAACCTCGAGCTGAACGCCCGCCTCAAGCTGCGGGTGTTCGGGCTCGACGGGTACGTCGACCCCGACGCGGGTGCGTACGCGTCCGACGACGAGCACCGCCCCGCGCTCGTCAGGATCGCCCAGAACCGTGCGGCGGAGCGCTATGGTGCGCGCTTCACGCGGGAGAACACCGTGATCGTCGGTGACTCCCTCGAGGACGTGCGGACCGGCGTCGAGGGCGGGGCGCGCGTCGTGGGGGTGGCGGCCGGCCGCACGTCGTCGGCGGCGCTGCGCGAGGCCGGGGCCGACGCCGTCCTCCCGGACCTGACCGATGTCGGCCGGCTGCTCACGGCGGTGGATCCCTCCCGCTAG
- a CDS encoding helix-turn-helix domain-containing protein: protein MVELPTVPGHVWDDAGVRSALEDWDFGQVSRMVRQLVPLRQEDVAALTGLSQSYLSMLECGDRKLTDVARVVQFLSGLGTPVDLVRLPLPGASRGDVAADADRSANGRTAAGARPATGSAAAVSRRKVDAARKVAAKQEGTADNDVVPSLTDPMLDPVEPWTNDRLTLALRAALRTDVSVAEPGTALQYAEPNPGNAAVLSGLTLAAYVHHWGTEETELLRRTVGGARVTQQMCDHLQGTTDQLRMMDAGAGSGSVADMARAHLALVLRALEHGNFDESVGRRLAGVAADTAAQAGWYAFDADRHSAAQAYLLGSLRAAHTAQDARLGAGALSYLAIHAYANDRPRDAIVAAQAGRQQVRGFDVPHLEAVLLTRQARGHALLGEREAVRRALGTAAELCVKGPGKDDPHWIYWMNEGEIHGQTASASLAMGDTAAAVQSFGRAAEGLNPTEQRTRGLILSRAAQAYARAGDLDAACATGGEVVTLAERVQSARLRKHLTDVAGDVRTAARRTTRGRSHAGARNLTERIALLAQ from the coding sequence GTGGTCGAGCTTCCGACCGTCCCGGGGCACGTCTGGGACGACGCAGGGGTGCGTTCCGCGCTCGAGGACTGGGACTTCGGCCAGGTGAGCCGGATGGTTCGCCAGCTCGTCCCGCTGCGCCAGGAGGACGTCGCCGCCCTGACGGGGCTGAGCCAGTCCTACCTGTCCATGCTCGAGTGCGGTGACCGGAAGCTGACCGACGTCGCCCGCGTGGTGCAGTTCCTCTCGGGGCTGGGTACCCCGGTGGACCTGGTGCGCCTGCCGCTGCCGGGGGCTTCGCGCGGCGACGTCGCCGCCGACGCCGACCGGTCCGCGAACGGCCGGACCGCTGCCGGAGCCAGGCCCGCCACGGGCTCCGCGGCGGCCGTGAGCAGGAGGAAGGTCGACGCGGCCCGCAAGGTCGCCGCGAAGCAGGAAGGCACGGCCGACAACGACGTCGTGCCGAGCCTGACCGACCCGATGCTGGACCCGGTCGAGCCGTGGACCAACGACCGCCTGACGCTCGCGCTGCGCGCGGCGCTCCGGACCGACGTCTCGGTCGCGGAGCCGGGCACGGCCCTGCAGTACGCCGAGCCGAACCCCGGCAACGCGGCGGTGCTCAGCGGCCTGACGCTCGCGGCCTACGTGCACCACTGGGGAACGGAGGAGACGGAGCTGCTGCGGCGGACCGTCGGCGGGGCGCGGGTGACGCAGCAGATGTGCGATCACCTCCAGGGGACCACCGACCAGCTGCGGATGATGGACGCCGGTGCCGGCAGCGGTAGTGTCGCGGACATGGCGCGCGCCCACCTCGCTCTCGTGCTGCGGGCACTGGAGCACGGGAACTTCGACGAGTCGGTCGGGCGCCGTCTCGCGGGTGTCGCCGCGGACACGGCGGCGCAGGCCGGGTGGTACGCGTTCGACGCCGACCGGCACTCGGCGGCGCAGGCCTACCTGCTCGGTTCGCTCCGGGCGGCACACACGGCGCAGGATGCCCGCCTCGGTGCGGGTGCCCTGTCCTACCTGGCTATTCACGCCTACGCCAACGACCGGCCGCGGGACGCGATCGTCGCCGCCCAGGCCGGCCGGCAGCAGGTCCGCGGCTTCGACGTGCCCCACCTGGAGGCCGTGCTGCTCACGCGGCAGGCCCGAGGGCACGCGCTGCTCGGCGAGCGCGAGGCCGTTCGCCGCGCGCTCGGTACCGCGGCCGAGCTCTGCGTGAAGGGCCCGGGCAAGGACGACCCGCACTGGATCTACTGGATGAACGAGGGGGAGATCCACGGGCAGACGGCGTCGGCGAGCCTGGCCATGGGCGACACCGCCGCGGCGGTGCAGTCGTTCGGGCGGGCGGCCGAGGGCCTGAACCCGACCGAGCAGCGTACCCGGGGGCTGATCCTGTCCCGGGCCGCTCAGGCGTATGCCCGGGCGGGCGACCTCGACGCGGCCTGCGCCACGGGCGGCGAGGTGGTGACACTGGCCGAGCGCGTGCAGTCGGCACGGCTGCGCAAGCACCTCACCGACGTGGCCGGTGACGTGCGGACCGCCGCTCGCCGGACCACGCGCGGTCGCTCGCACGCGGGGGCGCGCAACCTCACCGAGCGGATCGCCCTGCTGGCGCAGTGA
- a CDS encoding M18 family aminopeptidase, which produces MSPQNSNPPLPPSIPPRQPAPKAAKQHVEDLGAFVAASPSSYHAAAEVMRRARVAGFVALDESDAWQVVPGGRYVVVRDGSVIAFAIPADAGPEAPFTILGAHTDSPGFKLKPKPTTGAHGWWQAGVEVYGGPLLNSWLDRELELAGRVVTTEGTEHLVRTGPLLRIPQLAIHLDRGVNDDGLKLQAQRHTQPVWGLGDLSGADVVAELAPQAVDPATIAGYDIVVADTQPPRTFGAGQSMFASGRLDNLLSTHAALTALLARVNGGKKGRQGAASSAGAAAGHDRIAVLAAFDHEEIGSASRSGAAGPFLEDVLGRIHAALGASAEDRARSFAASLHVSSDVGHAVHPNYPERHDPANRPVAGGGPILKINANQRYATDAHGAAAWNAACVAAGVPSQEFVSHNDVPCGSTIGPISATRLGIRTVDVGVALLSMHSAREMTAVVDPWYLSRAMTAVLAG; this is translated from the coding sequence GTGAGTCCTCAGAATTCGAACCCGCCCCTGCCGCCCTCGATCCCGCCGCGCCAGCCCGCACCGAAGGCAGCCAAGCAGCACGTCGAGGACCTCGGCGCGTTCGTGGCCGCGTCACCGTCGTCGTACCACGCGGCCGCCGAGGTCATGCGCCGCGCCCGGGTCGCGGGCTTCGTGGCGCTGGACGAGAGCGACGCCTGGCAGGTGGTGCCGGGCGGCCGGTACGTCGTGGTCCGCGACGGTTCCGTGATCGCGTTCGCGATCCCGGCCGACGCCGGCCCCGAGGCACCCTTCACGATTCTCGGCGCCCACACCGACTCCCCGGGCTTCAAGCTCAAGCCCAAGCCGACCACGGGCGCGCACGGCTGGTGGCAGGCCGGCGTCGAGGTGTACGGCGGGCCGTTGCTCAACTCGTGGCTCGACCGCGAGCTCGAGCTCGCGGGCAGGGTGGTGACGACCGAGGGCACCGAGCATCTCGTCCGCACGGGGCCGCTGCTCAGGATCCCGCAGCTCGCGATCCACCTCGACCGCGGGGTGAACGACGACGGGCTCAAGCTCCAGGCGCAGCGCCACACCCAGCCGGTCTGGGGGCTGGGCGACCTGTCGGGCGCGGACGTGGTCGCGGAGCTCGCGCCGCAGGCGGTGGACCCGGCCACGATCGCGGGTTACGACATCGTGGTCGCGGACACCCAGCCGCCGCGCACCTTCGGCGCGGGGCAGTCGATGTTCGCCTCGGGCCGCCTGGACAACCTGCTGTCCACCCATGCCGCGCTGACCGCGCTGCTCGCCCGTGTCAACGGCGGGAAGAAGGGGAGGCAGGGTGCGGCGTCGTCCGCCGGCGCCGCCGCCGGGCACGACCGGATCGCCGTGCTCGCCGCCTTCGACCACGAGGAGATCGGCTCCGCGTCGCGGTCGGGCGCGGCCGGCCCGTTCCTGGAGGACGTGCTGGGCCGGATCCACGCCGCTCTCGGCGCGTCGGCGGAGGACCGCGCGCGGTCGTTCGCGGCGTCGCTCCACGTGTCGTCCGACGTCGGGCACGCGGTGCACCCCAACTACCCGGAGCGGCACGATCCGGCGAACCGTCCGGTCGCGGGCGGCGGACCGATCCTGAAGATCAACGCCAACCAGCGTTACGCGACCGACGCGCACGGTGCGGCAGCCTGGAACGCCGCGTGCGTGGCGGCCGGTGTGCCGAGCCAGGAGTTCGTGTCGCACAACGACGTCCCGTGCGGGTCGACCATCGGTCCGATCAGCGCGACGCGGCTCGGCATCCGCACCGTCGACGTCGGCGTGGCCCTCCTGTCGATGCACTCGGCTCGCGAGATGACCGCCGTGGTCGACCCGTGGTACCTGTCCCGGGCCATGACGGCGGTCCTGGCGGGCTGA
- a CDS encoding sigma-70 family RNA polymerase sigma factor, with the protein MAWEDELGELMATRGNALVRYAYMLSGDRALAEDLVQDALVKVFSRLRGPAGRARRPAGSTKGTRVHTLDGSPLENAEGYVRRAILTLYLDGYRKRQRWYDIKHLLADDGAGRGADAAATARVDVMSALARLGPRQRACVVLRYFDDLTVPQIADALGTAQGTVKRYLSDATDHLRDLLRPDDLHPAEGRAAR; encoded by the coding sequence GTGGCGTGGGAGGACGAGCTCGGCGAGCTGATGGCCACGCGCGGCAACGCGCTGGTCCGCTATGCCTACATGCTCTCCGGCGACCGCGCGCTCGCGGAGGACCTGGTGCAGGACGCACTCGTCAAGGTCTTCTCGCGGCTGCGCGGGCCGGCCGGCCGCGCCCGCCGCCCGGCCGGGAGTACGAAGGGAACGCGCGTGCACACGCTGGACGGCTCGCCGCTCGAGAACGCCGAGGGCTACGTGCGGCGCGCGATCCTCACCCTCTACCTGGACGGCTACCGCAAGCGGCAGCGCTGGTACGACATCAAGCACCTCCTCGCCGACGACGGTGCCGGCCGCGGGGCCGACGCCGCCGCCACCGCCCGGGTCGACGTCATGTCGGCGCTCGCCAGGCTCGGGCCGCGGCAGCGAGCCTGCGTGGTGCTGCGCTACTTCGACGACCTCACCGTCCCGCAGATCGCCGACGCCCTCGGCACCGCGCAGGGGACGGTGAAGCGGTACCTGTCCGACGCCACCGACCACCTGCGGGACCTGCTCCGCCCCGACGATCTCCACCCGGCCGAAGGGAGGGCCGCCCGATGA